Proteins encoded by one window of Arabidopsis thaliana chromosome 2, partial sequence:
- a CDS encoding Double Clp-N motif-containing P-loop nucleoside triphosphate hydrolases superfamily protein (Double Clp-N motif-containing P-loop nucleoside triphosphate hydrolases superfamily protein; BEST Arabidopsis thaliana protein match is: Double Clp-N motif-containing P-loop nucleoside triphosphate hydrolases superfamily protein (TAIR:AT1G07200.2); Has 10913 Blast hits to 10488 proteins in 2533 species: Archae - 15; Bacteria - 9122; Metazoa - 6; Fungi - 149; Plants - 525; Viruses - 0; Other Eukaryotes - 1096 (source: NCBI BLink).): MPTPVTTARQCLTEETARALDDAVSVARRRSHAQTTSLHAVSGLLTMPSSILREVCISRAAHNTPYSSRLQFRALELCVGVSLDRLPSSKSTPTTTVEEDPPVSNSLMAAIKRSQATQRRHPETYHLHQIHGNNNTETTSVLKVELKYFILSILDDPIVSRVFGEAGFRSTDIKLDVLHPPVTSQFSSRFTSRSRIPPLFLCNLPESDSGRVRFGFPFGDLDENCRRIGEVLARKDKKNPLLVGVCGVEALKTFTDSINRGKFGFLPLEISGLSVVSIKISEVLVDGSRIDIKFDDLGRLKSGMVLNLGELKVLASDVFSVDVIEKFVLKLADLLKLHREKLWFIGSVSSNETYLKLIERFPTIDKDWNLHLLPITSSSQGLYPKSSLMGSFVPFGGFFSSTSDFRIPSSSSMNQTLPRCHLCNEKYEQEVTAFAKSGSMIDDQCSEKLPSWLRNVEHEHEKGNLGKVKDDPNVLASRIPALQKKWDDICQRIHQTPAFPKLSFQPVRPQFPLQLGSSSQTKMSLGSPTEKIVCTRTSESFQGMVALPQNPPHQPGLSVKISKPKHTEDLSSSTTNSPLSFVTTDLGLGTIYASKNQEPSTPVSVERRDFEVIKEKQLLSASRYCKDFKSLRELLSRKVGFQNEAVNAISEIVCGYRDESRRRNNHVATTSNVWLALLGPDKAGKKKVALALAEVFCGGQDNFICVDFKSQDSLDDRFRGKTVVDYIAGEVARRADSVVFIENVEKAEFPDQIRLSEAMRTGKLRDSHGREISMKNVIVVATISGSDKASDCHVLEEPVKYSEERVLNAKNWTLQIKLADTSNVNKNGPNKRRQEEAETEVTELRALKSQRSFLDLNLPVDEIEANEDEAYTMSENTEAWLEDFVEQVDGKVTFKLIDFDELAKNIKRNILSLFHLSFGPETHLEIENDVILKILAALRWSSDEEKTFDQWLQTVLAPSFAKARQKCVPAAPFSVKLVASRESPAEEETTGIQQFPARVEVI; this comes from the exons ATGCCGACACCAGTAACCACGGCGAGACAATGTTTAACGGAAGAAACAGCGCGTGCATTAGACGACGCAGTCTCCGTCGCGCGTCGTCGAAGCCACGCACAAACGACGTCACTTCACGCCGTTTCAGGTCTTTTAACAATGCCTTCATCGATTCTCCGAGAAGTGTGTATCTCACGCGCCGCCCACAACACACCGTACTCTTCACGTCTCCAGTTTCGCGCGCTTGAGCTCTGCGTCGGCGTTTCTCTAGACAGATTACCTTCTTCGAAATCAACACCAACGACGACGGTGGAAGAAGATCCTCCGGTCTCAAACTCTCTCATGGCGGCGATCAAAAGATCTCAAGCGACTCAACGACGTCATCCAGAGActtatcatcttcatcaaatccatggaaacaacaacacGGAAACGACGTCGGTTTTGAAAGTTGAGTTGAAGTATTTTATACTATCCATTTTAGATGACCCGATTGTGAGTCGGGTCTTTGGTGAAGCCGGGTTTAGAAGCACCGACATTAAACTCGACGTGCTTCATCCTCCGGTGACGTCTCAATTCTCTTCACGGTTCACGTCAAGATCTCGTattcctcctctgtttttatgtaACTTACCGGAATCTGACTCGGGTCGGGTTAGATTCGGGTTTCCGTTTGGTGATCTCGACGAGAACTGTAGAAGAATCGGTGAAGTTTTAGCGAGGAAAGATAAGAAGAATCCATTACTAGTTGGTGTTTGTGGTGTTGAAGCTCTTAAAACGTTTACTGATTCTATAAACAGAGgaaagtttggttttttacCTTTGGAGATTAGTGGGTTAAGTGTAGTTAGTATAAAGATTAGTGAAGTTTTAGTTGATGGATCAAGAATAGATATAAAGTTTGATGATTTAGGGAGATTGAAGTCAGGGATGGTTTTGAACCTTGGAGAGTTAAAGGTTTTAGCTAGTGATGTTTTCTCTGTTGATGTGATTGAGAAGTTTGTGTTGAAGCTCGCTGATTTGTTGAAGCTTCACCGTGAGAAACTTTGGTTTATTGGAAGTGTTTCGAGTAATGAGACGTATTTGAAGCTGATTGAGAGGTTTCCAACGATTGATAAAGATTggaatcttcatcttcttcctatTACATCTTCAAGTCAAGGGCTTTATCCAAAATCTAG TTTGATGGGATCTTTTGTTCCATTTGGAGGGTTTTTCTCATCCACATCGGATTTTAGAATACCGTCTAGTAGCTCGATGAATCAGACTTTACCTCGGTGTCATCTTTGTAACGAGAAGTATGAGCAAGAAGTCACCGCCTTTGCTAAGTCGGGGTCGATGATCGATGATCAGTGTTCGGAGAAGTTACCTTCTTGGTTACGAAATGTGGAGCATGAACACGAGAAAGGAAATCTCGGAAAG GTTAAAGATGATCCAAACGTATTAGCCTCTCGGATTCCCGCTCTGCAGAAGAAATGGGACGACATTTGTCAAAGAATCCATCAAACTCCGGCGTTTCCTAAACTCAGTTTTCAGCCCGTTAGACCGCAGTTCCCGCTTCAGCTTGGTTCTTCTAGCCAGACCAAGATGAGTCTTGGAAGCCCAACTGAGAAAATTGTTTGCACTAGGACGTCTGAAAGCTTTCAAGGGATGGTGGCTCTACCGCAGAATCCGCCACACCAACCTGGTTTATCAGTCAAAATCTCAAAGCCAAAACATACTGAGGATCTCTCAAGTTCAACAACGAACTCGCCTTTGAGCTTTGTTACAACAGATTTAGGGTTGGGAACAATCTACGCATCGAAGAACCAAGAACCAAGCACACCAGTATCAGTTGAAAGGAGAGACTTTGAGGTGatcaaagagaaacaattGTTGTCAGCTTCGAGATACTGCAAAGATTTCAAGTCTCTCAGGGAACTACTCTCTCGAAAAGTCGGTTTTCAGAACGAAGCTGTGAATGCGATTAGCGAAATTGTTTGTGGATACAGAGATGAGTCCAGGAGAAGAAACAACCACGTAGCAACCACAAGTAATGTTTGGCTTGCTCTTCTTGGACCTGATAAAGCcgggaagaagaaagtagcATTAGCTCTTGCTGAAGTCTTCTGTGGTGGACAAGACAACTTCATCTGTGTGGATTTCAAGTCACAAGACAGTCTTGACGATAGATTCAGAGGGAAAACAGTTGTTGATTACATTGCTGGCGAAGTGGCGAGACGTGCGGATTCTGTTGTTTTCATCGAAAACGTGGAAAAGGCCGAGTTCCCTGATCAGATCAGATTGTCTGAGGCTATGAGAACTGGAAAACTCCGTGACTCGCATGGGAGAGAGATCAGTATGAAAAATGTTATAGTTGTTGCTACTATTTCTGGAAGTGATAAAGCCAGTGATTGTCATGTTCTTGAAGAACCAGTCAAATACTCCGAGGAAAGAGTTCTCAATGCCAAAAACTGGACACTTCAGATAAAACTAGCAGACACTTCAAATGTTAACAAGAATGGTCCCAATAAGAGAAGACAGGAGGAGGCAGAAACAGAGGTGACAGAGCTTCGAGCCCTTAAGTCTCAGCGTTCGTTTCTTGATCTAAATCTTCCTGTGGATGAGATTGAAGCAAACGAAGACGAAGCGTATACAATGTCGGAGAACACAGAAGCTTGGCTTGAGGATTTTGTGGAACAAGTAGATGGGAAAGTGACGTTCAAGCTTATTGACTTTGATGAGTTagcaaaaaacataaaaaggaaTATTCTTTCGCTATTTCATCTGTCTTTTGGACCTGAAACACATCTAGAGATCGAAAACGATGTGATCCTTAAGATTCTTGCTGCTTTAAGATGGTCATcagatgaagagaaaacattTGATCAGTGGCTGCAAACTGTTCTTGCTCCAAGCTTTGCTAAAGCGAGACAAAAGTGTGTTCCCGCTGCTCCTTTTTCTGTGAAACTTGTTGCCTCTAGAGAGTCTCCGGCTGAAGAGGAGACTACAGGGATACAACAGTTTCCGGCGAGAGTCGAAGTGATCtga
- the FAD3 gene encoding fatty acid desaturase 3 (fatty acid desaturase 3 (FAD3); CONTAINS InterPro DOMAIN/s: Protein of unknown function DUF3474 (InterPro:IPR021863), Fatty acid desaturase, type 1 (InterPro:IPR005804); BEST Arabidopsis thaliana protein match is: fatty acid desaturase 8 (TAIR:AT5G05580.1); Has 2074 Blast hits to 2074 proteins in 524 species: Archae - 0; Bacteria - 643; Metazoa - 17; Fungi - 254; Plants - 868; Viruses - 0; Other Eukaryotes - 292 (source: NCBI BLink).) yields MVVAMDQRTNVNGDPGAGDRKKEERFDPSAQPPFKIGDIRAAIPKHCWVKSPLRSMSYVVRDIIAVAALAIAAVYVDSWFLWPLYWAAQGTLFWAIFVLGHDCGHGSFSDIPLLNSVVGHILHSFILVPYHGWRISHRTHHQNHGHVENDESWVPLPERVYKKLPHSTRMLRYTVPLPMLAYPLYLCYRSPGKEGSHFNPYSSLFAPSERKLIATSTTCWSIMFVSLIALSFVFGPLAVLKVYGVPYIIFVMWLDAVTYLHHHGHDEKLPWYRGKVSKIKYICFVTEN; encoded by the exons ATGGTTGTTGCTATGGACCAACGCACCAATGTGAACGGAGATCCCGGCGCCGGAGACcggaagaaagaagaaaggtttGATCCGAGTGCACAACCACCGTTCAAGATCGGAGATATAAGGGCGGCGATTCCTAAGCACTGTTGGGTTAAGAGTCCTTTGAGATCAATGAGTTACGTCGTCAGAGACATTATCGCCGTCGCGGCTTTGGCCATCGCTGCCGTGTATGTTGATAGCTGGTTCCTTTGGCCTCTTTATTGGGCCGCCCAAGGAACACTTTTCTGGGCCATCTTTGTTCTCGGCCACGACTG TGGACATGGGAGTTTCTCAGACATTCCTCTACTGAATAGTGTGGTTGGTCACATTCTTCATTCTTTCATCCTCGTTCCTTACCATGGTTG GAGAATAAGCCACCGGACACACCACCAGAACCATGGCCATGTTGAAAACGACGAGTCATGGGTTCCG TTACCAGAAAGGGTGTACAAGAAATTGCCCCACAGTACTCGGATGCTCAGATACACTGTCCCTCTCCCCATGCTCGCATATCCTCTCTATTTg TGCTACAGAAGTCCTGGAAAAGAAGGATCACATTTTAACCCATACAGTAGTTTATTTGCTCCAAGCGAGAGAAAGCTTATTGCAACTTCAACTACTTGTTGGTCCATAATGTTCGTCAGTCTTATCGCTCTATCTTTCGTCTTCGGTCCACTCGCGGTTCTTAAAGTCTACGGTGTACCGTACATT ATCTTTGTGATGTGGTTGGATGCTGTCACGTATTTGCATCATCATGGTCACGATGAGAAGTTGCCTTGGTATAGAGGCAAGGTaagtaaaatcaaatatatatgttttgtaacAGAAAATTAG
- a CDS encoding PSY3-like protein (unknown protein; FUNCTIONS IN: molecular_function unknown; INVOLVED IN: biological_process unknown; LOCATED IN: endomembrane system; EXPRESSED IN: 15 plant structures; EXPRESSED DURING: 6 growth stages; BEST Arabidopsis thaliana protein match is: unknown protein (TAIR:AT1G07175.1); Has 14 Blast hits to 14 proteins in 3 species: Archae - 0; Bacteria - 0; Metazoa - 0; Fungi - 0; Plants - 14; Viruses - 0; Other Eukaryotes - 0 (source: NCBI BLink).) produces MGYSSSSRIGLCLFLFFTFALLSSARISLSFSENEMTVVPERSLMVSTNDYSDPTANGRHDPPRGGRGRRR; encoded by the exons ATGGGTTATTCATCATCCTCAAGAATTGGGTTATGtttgttcctcttcttcacatttgctcttctctcttctgCTCGCATCAGTCTTTCATTTTCAG AAAATGAAATGACGGTGGTGCCAGAACGGTCATTGATGGTGAGCACCAACGACTACAGTGACCCTACAGCTAACGGTAGACATGATCCACCCCGTGGAGGCAGAGGACGCAGACGTTAA
- the NDA2 gene encoding alternative NAD(P)H dehydrogenase 2 (alternative NAD(P)H dehydrogenase 2 (NDA2); FUNCTIONS IN: NADH dehydrogenase activity, oxidoreductase activity, FAD binding; INVOLVED IN: oxidation reduction; LOCATED IN: intrinsic to mitochondrial inner membrane; EXPRESSED IN: 24 plant structures; EXPRESSED DURING: 13 growth stages; CONTAINS InterPro DOMAIN/s: FAD-dependent pyridine nucleotide-disulphide oxidoreductase (InterPro:IPR013027), Pyridine nucleotide-disulphide oxidoreductase, NAD-binding region (InterPro:IPR001327); BEST Arabidopsis thaliana protein match is: alternative NAD(P)H dehydrogenase 1 (TAIR:AT1G07180.1); Has 11797 Blast hits to 11597 proteins in 2273 species: Archae - 301; Bacteria - 9312; Metazoa - 49; Fungi - 695; Plants - 411; Viruses - 0; Other Eukaryotes - 1029 (source: NCBI BLink).) translates to MFMIKNLTRISPNTSSIITRFRNSGSSSLSYTLASRFCTAQETQIQSPAKIPNDVDRSQYSGLPPTREGEKPRVVVLGSGWAGCRLMKGIDTNLYDVVCVSPRNHMVFTPLLASTCVGTLEFRSVAEPISRIQPAISREPGSFFFLANCSRLDADAHEVHCETLTDGLNTLKPWKFKIAYDKLVIASGAEASTFGIHGVMENAIFLREVHHAQEIRRKLLLNLMLSDTPGISKEEKRRLLHCVVVGGGPTGVEFSGELSDFIMKDVRQRYAHVKDDIHVTLIEARDILSSFDDRLRRYAIKQLNKSGVRFVRGIVKDVQSQKLILDDGTEVPYGLLVWSTGVGPSPFVRSLGLPKDPTGRIGIDEWMRVPSVQDVFAIGDCSGYLETTGKPTLPALAQVAEREGKYLANLLNAIGKGNGGRANSAKEIELGVPFVYKHLGSMATIGRYKALVDLRESKDAKGISMTGFVSWFIWRSAYLTRVISWRNRFYVAINWFTTFVFGRDISRI, encoded by the exons aTGTTCATGATCAAAAACCTCACACGAATTTCACCAAATACATCATCAATCATCACCAGATTCAGAAACTCcggatcatcatcattatcatacACTCTCGCTTCTCGTTTCTGCACAGCTCAAGAGACTCAGATTCAATCTCCAGCTAAAATTCCAAATGATGTGGATCGGAGTCAGTATTCAGGTTTGCCACCGAcgagagaaggagagaagcCGAGAGTAGTGGTTCTCGGGTCGGGTTGGGCGGGTTGTCGATTGATGAAAGGGATCGATACGAATCTCTACGACGTCGTTTGTGTTTCTCCGAGAAACCATATGGTTTTCACtcctcttcttgcttctacTTGTGTTGGTACTCTCGAATTTAGGTCTGTTGCTGAACCTATCTCACGTATTCAACCTGCGATTTCTAGAGAGCCtggttcttttttcttcctcgCTAATTGCTCTCGTCTTGATGCTGATGCTCATGAG GTTCATTGTGAGACTTTGACTGATGGATTGAACACATTAAAGCCATGGAAGTTTAAGATTGCTTATGATAAGCTTGTGATAGCAAGTGGTGCAGAGGCTTCTACGTTTGGAATCCATGGTGTTATGGAAAATGCGATCTTCCTTCGTGAAGTTCACCATGCTCAGGAGATTCGTAGGAAGCTACTTTTGAATCTGATGCTCTCTGATACTCCTG GTATATCGAAAGAGGAGAAAAGGAGGCTGTTACATTGTGTTGTGGTTGGTGGTGGACCAACTGGTGTTGAGTTTAGTGGTGAACTGAGTGACTTTATTATGAAAGATGTTCGTCAACGATATGCCCATGTTAAGGACGACATTCATGTTACTTTGATAGAG GCCAGGGATATTCTTTCATCCTTCGATGATCGTCTCAGACGTTATGCTATCAAGCAGTTAAACAAG TCTGGAGTACGGTTTGTGCGAGGGATTGTGAAAGATGTGCAGTCTCAGAAGTTAATACTTGACGATGGCACAGAGGTTCCCTACGGACTCTTAGTGTGGTCCACTGGTGTTGGTCCTTCTCCTTTCGTTAGGTCTCTTGGTCTTCCAAAAGATCCTACTGGAAG GATTGGCATTGACGAATGGATGCGTGTACCTTCAGTGCAAGACGTGTTTGCCATTGGTGACTGCAGCGGATATCTGGAGACCACCGGAAAACCGACTCTTCCTGCTCTAGCTCAG GTAGCTGAGAGAGAAGGCAAATACTTGGCGAATCTACTAAATGCGATCGGGAAAGGCAATGGAGGACGAGCCAACAGCGCAAAGGAGATAGAACTTGGAGTTCCCTTTGTGTATAAGCACCTTGGAAGCATGGCTACTATCGGTCGATACAAAGCCCTAGTCGACCTTCGCGAGAGCAAG GACGCAAAAGGGATATCAATGACTGGTTTCGTGAGCTGGTTCATATGGAGATCGGCGTACCTGACTCGAGTCATAAGCTGGAGAAACCGATTCTATGTCGCTATCAACTGGTTCACCACTTTCGTTTTTGGTCGTGACATTAGCCGTATCTAA
- the FAD3 gene encoding fatty acid desaturase 3 (fatty acid desaturase 3 (FAD3); CONTAINS InterPro DOMAIN/s: Protein of unknown function DUF3474 (InterPro:IPR021863), Fatty acid desaturase, type 1 (InterPro:IPR005804); BEST Arabidopsis thaliana protein match is: fatty acid desaturase 8 (TAIR:AT5G05580.1); Has 2578 Blast hits to 2575 proteins in 659 species: Archae - 0; Bacteria - 965; Metazoa - 19; Fungi - 262; Plants - 918; Viruses - 0; Other Eukaryotes - 414 (source: NCBI BLink).), with the protein MVVAMDQRTNVNGDPGAGDRKKEERFDPSAQPPFKIGDIRAAIPKHCWVKSPLRSMSYVVRDIIAVAALAIAAVYVDSWFLWPLYWAAQGTLFWAIFVLGHDCGHGSFSDIPLLNSVVGHILHSFILVPYHGWRISHRTHHQNHGHVENDESWVPLPERVYKKLPHSTRMLRYTVPLPMLAYPLYLCYRSPGKEGSHFNPYSSLFAPSERKLIATSTTCWSIMFVSLIALSFVFGPLAVLKVYGVPYIIFVMWLDAVTYLHHHGHDEKLPWYRGKEWSYLRGGLTTIDRDYGIFNNIHHDIGTHVIHHLFPQIPHYHLVDATKAAKHVLGRYYREPKTSGAIPIHLVESLVASIKKDHYVSDTGDIVFYETDPDLYVYASDKSKIN; encoded by the exons ATGGTTGTTGCTATGGACCAACGCACCAATGTGAACGGAGATCCCGGCGCCGGAGACcggaagaaagaagaaaggtttGATCCGAGTGCACAACCACCGTTCAAGATCGGAGATATAAGGGCGGCGATTCCTAAGCACTGTTGGGTTAAGAGTCCTTTGAGATCAATGAGTTACGTCGTCAGAGACATTATCGCCGTCGCGGCTTTGGCCATCGCTGCCGTGTATGTTGATAGCTGGTTCCTTTGGCCTCTTTATTGGGCCGCCCAAGGAACACTTTTCTGGGCCATCTTTGTTCTCGGCCACGACTG TGGACATGGGAGTTTCTCAGACATTCCTCTACTGAATAGTGTGGTTGGTCACATTCTTCATTCTTTCATCCTCGTTCCTTACCATGGTTG GAGAATAAGCCACCGGACACACCACCAGAACCATGGCCATGTTGAAAACGACGAGTCATGGGTTCCG TTACCAGAAAGGGTGTACAAGAAATTGCCCCACAGTACTCGGATGCTCAGATACACTGTCCCTCTCCCCATGCTCGCATATCCTCTCTATTTg TGCTACAGAAGTCCTGGAAAAGAAGGATCACATTTTAACCCATACAGTAGTTTATTTGCTCCAAGCGAGAGAAAGCTTATTGCAACTTCAACTACTTGTTGGTCCATAATGTTCGTCAGTCTTATCGCTCTATCTTTCGTCTTCGGTCCACTCGCGGTTCTTAAAGTCTACGGTGTACCGTACATT ATCTTTGTGATGTGGTTGGATGCTGTCACGTATTTGCATCATCATGGTCACGATGAGAAGTTGCCTTGGTATAGAGGCAAG GAATGGAGTTATCTACGTGGAGGATTAACAACAATTGATAGAGATTACGGAATCTTTAACAACATTCATCACGACATTGGAACTCACGTGATCCATCATCTCTTCCCACAAATCCCTCACTATCACTTGGTCGACGCC ACGAAAGCAGCTAAACATGTGTTGGGAAGATACTACAGAGAACCAAAGACGTCAGGAGCAATACCGATCCACTTGGTGGAGAGTTTGGTCGCAAGTATTAAGAAAGATCATTACGTCAGCGACACTGGTGATATTGTCTTCTACGAGACAGATCCAGATCTCTACGTTTACGCTTCTGACAAATCTAAAATCAATTAA